Proteins from one Xenopus tropicalis strain Nigerian chromosome 1, UCB_Xtro_10.0, whole genome shotgun sequence genomic window:
- the oxt gene encoding mesotocin-neurophysin MT, translating to MTYSTLAACLFCLLALTSACYIQNCPIGGKRSVMDIMDIRKCIPCGPRNKGHCFGPNICCGEELGCYVGTSETLRCQEENYLPSPCESGRKPCGNNGGNCAASGICCNHESCTVDPACEQDSVFS from the exons ATGACCTACAGCACCCTGGCCGCGTGTCTCTTCTGCCTTCTGGCTCTCACTTCAGCTTGCTACATCCAAAACTGCCCCATTGGAGGAAAGAGATCGGTGATGGACATCATGGACATCAGGAAG TGTATCCCTTGTGGGCCGAGAAATAAAGGACATTGTTTTGGGCCAAACATCTGTTGTGGGGAGGAACTGGGTTGCTACGTTGGGACCTCGGAGACGTTAAGGTGCCAGGAAGAGAATTACCTTCCTTCTCCATGTGAGTCGGGGAGAAAACCTTGTGGGAACAATGGAGGAAACTGCGCCGCCTCTGGCATCTGCTGCAATCACG AGAGCTGCACAGTGGATCCGGCCTGTGAGCAGGACTCGGTATTTTCCTAG
- the avp gene encoding vasotocin-neurophysin VT: MPEASVPACFLCLLALSSACYIQNCPRGGKRSYPDTELRQCMQCGPGNRGNCFGPNICCGEDMGCYIGTPETLRCVEENFVPSPCEAGGRPCSTGGRCAAPGICCNDESCSLDSACLDDESERRRAPLEKNTTVMDGSASDFLLRLMHMANRQQQAKHQYY; encoded by the exons ATGCCTGAAGCTTCGGTCCCTGCTTGTTTCCTGTGCCTTCTTGCCCTCTCCTCAGCCTGCTACATCCAGAACTGCCCCAGAGGGGGCAAGAGGTCCTACCCCGACACAGAACTCCGACAG TGCATGCAGTGTGGGCCGGGAAACAGAGGCAACTGCTTCGGGCCGAACATTTGCTGCGGAGAAGATATGGGGTGTTACATCGGCACCCCCGAGACCCTCCGCTGTGTAGAAGAGAACTTCGTGCCGTCCCCTTGTGAAGCCGGGGGGAGACCCTGCAGTACAGGCGGAAGGTGTGCAGCCCCCGGAATCTGCTGCAATGACG agagttgcagtttGGACTCGGCCTGCCTGGACGACGAGAGCGAAAGGCGGCGGGCGCCACTGGAAAAGAACACGACCGTCATGGACGGCTCAGCCAGCGACTTTCTCCTGCGGCTTATGCACATGGCTAACAGACAACAGCAAGCCAAGCACCAATACTACTGA